From the Apis cerana isolate GH-2021 linkage group LG3, AcerK_1.0, whole genome shotgun sequence genome, one window contains:
- the LOC108001749 gene encoding inositol-trisphosphate 3-kinase homolog isoform X2, with translation MSGFCKLTSTRFFWLQASSKEQTRLNHNSNHKEHRKQKDASSSSTYSAFRQWRRCTSMGSSRSNSVGSSSTGALTKLSNDPATIQKMEQFPLVLSDTTMPEEDLSLKFLALNALDLTAPASDVLLKNRLKSWFQLSGHPDGFAPAGPGTVWKRKTGGAENTERMVYEALSKDKELRDCIPRYYREVEYKGDTFIELQDLLFGFNDPHVMDIKMGTRTFLESEVSKTTARPDLYQKMIAVDPNAPTLQEHEQRAVTKLRYMQFREQQSSTCSHGFRIEAMKLPGGPPITDLKKVKSHQEVLDTMKLFLGTCKLTREKLLARLKNLRSKIEISEYFKTHEIIGSSIFMIYDNDKVGVWLIDFAKTRELPNGHRLTHRKPWEQGNHEEGFLFGLDNLISIIEEVNLSNA, from the exons ATTTTTTTGGTTACAGGCTTCGAGTAAGGAGCAAACAAGACTGAATCATAACTCGAACCATAAAGAGCATCGAAAGCAAAAAGATGCTTCGTCAAGCAGTACCTATAGCGCCTTCCGTCAATGGCGAAGGTGCACGTCTATGGGTTCGAGTCGGTCTAATAGTGTCGGCTCTAGCTCTACCGGGGCCCTTACCAAATTATCTAATGATCCAGCGACGATACAAAAAATGGAACAATTCCCATTGGTCCTTTCCGATACCACTATGCCAGAAGAGGATCtatcgttgaaatttttagcaTTG AATGCTTTGGACTTAACAGCACCGGCCAGTgacgtattattaaaaaatagattaaaatccTGGTTTCAATTATCTGGGCATCCGGATGGTTTTGCTCCCGCTGGACCTGGAACAGTTTGGAAAAGGAAAACGGGAGGAGCAGAAAATACGGAAAGAATGGTTTACGAAGCTCTTAGCAAAGATAAAGAATTGCGAGATTGTATACCaag ATATTACAGAGAAGTGGAATATAAAGGCGATACTTTCATCGAGCTACAGGATTTATTGTTCGGTTTCAATGATCCGCATGTAATGGACATTAAAATGGGTACGAGAACATTCTTGGAATCCGAAGTGTCGAAGACAACAGCTAGACCGGATCTATATCAGAAGATGATCGCTGTTGATCCGAATGCGCCGACTCTGCAGGAACACGAGCAACGTGCCGTGACTAAATTGCGATACATGCAATTCCGTGAGCAACAGAGCTCAACTTGTAGCCACGGATTTAGAATCGAAGCTATGAAATTGCCTGGTGGCCCACCCATCACTGATCTGAAAAAAGTAAAGTCACATCAAGAAGTGCTCGACACTATGAAGCTGTTTCTTGGAACGTGTAAGCTCACGCGTGAAAAATTACTTGCACGCTTGAAGAATCTACGTTCAAAGATTGAAATATccgaatatttcaaaactcACGAG ataattGGTAGTAGTATATTCATGATTTACGATAATGATAAAGTTGGTGTTTGGTTGATCGATTTCGCTAAAACACGAGAATTACCGAATGGACATCGGCTGACACATAGAAAGCCATGGGAACAAGGGAATCACGAAGAAGGTTTTTTATTTGGCCTTGACAATCTTATCTCTATAATCGAAGAAGTAAATCTTTCAAATGCGTAG
- the LOC108001749 gene encoding inositol-trisphosphate 3-kinase homolog isoform X1, which yields MSSSVCHAPLPARMEAFTTRLCLRAADQYERLLQAHFNKASSKEQTRLNHNSNHKEHRKQKDASSSSTYSAFRQWRRCTSMGSSRSNSVGSSSTGALTKLSNDPATIQKMEQFPLVLSDTTMPEEDLSLKFLALNALDLTAPASDVLLKNRLKSWFQLSGHPDGFAPAGPGTVWKRKTGGAENTERMVYEALSKDKELRDCIPRYYREVEYKGDTFIELQDLLFGFNDPHVMDIKMGTRTFLESEVSKTTARPDLYQKMIAVDPNAPTLQEHEQRAVTKLRYMQFREQQSSTCSHGFRIEAMKLPGGPPITDLKKVKSHQEVLDTMKLFLGTCKLTREKLLARLKNLRSKIEISEYFKTHEIIGSSIFMIYDNDKVGVWLIDFAKTRELPNGHRLTHRKPWEQGNHEEGFLFGLDNLISIIEEVNLSNA from the exons GCTTCGAGTAAGGAGCAAACAAGACTGAATCATAACTCGAACCATAAAGAGCATCGAAAGCAAAAAGATGCTTCGTCAAGCAGTACCTATAGCGCCTTCCGTCAATGGCGAAGGTGCACGTCTATGGGTTCGAGTCGGTCTAATAGTGTCGGCTCTAGCTCTACCGGGGCCCTTACCAAATTATCTAATGATCCAGCGACGATACAAAAAATGGAACAATTCCCATTGGTCCTTTCCGATACCACTATGCCAGAAGAGGATCtatcgttgaaatttttagcaTTG AATGCTTTGGACTTAACAGCACCGGCCAGTgacgtattattaaaaaatagattaaaatccTGGTTTCAATTATCTGGGCATCCGGATGGTTTTGCTCCCGCTGGACCTGGAACAGTTTGGAAAAGGAAAACGGGAGGAGCAGAAAATACGGAAAGAATGGTTTACGAAGCTCTTAGCAAAGATAAAGAATTGCGAGATTGTATACCaag ATATTACAGAGAAGTGGAATATAAAGGCGATACTTTCATCGAGCTACAGGATTTATTGTTCGGTTTCAATGATCCGCATGTAATGGACATTAAAATGGGTACGAGAACATTCTTGGAATCCGAAGTGTCGAAGACAACAGCTAGACCGGATCTATATCAGAAGATGATCGCTGTTGATCCGAATGCGCCGACTCTGCAGGAACACGAGCAACGTGCCGTGACTAAATTGCGATACATGCAATTCCGTGAGCAACAGAGCTCAACTTGTAGCCACGGATTTAGAATCGAAGCTATGAAATTGCCTGGTGGCCCACCCATCACTGATCTGAAAAAAGTAAAGTCACATCAAGAAGTGCTCGACACTATGAAGCTGTTTCTTGGAACGTGTAAGCTCACGCGTGAAAAATTACTTGCACGCTTGAAGAATCTACGTTCAAAGATTGAAATATccgaatatttcaaaactcACGAG ataattGGTAGTAGTATATTCATGATTTACGATAATGATAAAGTTGGTGTTTGGTTGATCGATTTCGCTAAAACACGAGAATTACCGAATGGACATCGGCTGACACATAGAAAGCCATGGGAACAAGGGAATCACGAAGAAGGTTTTTTATTTGGCCTTGACAATCTTATCTCTATAATCGAAGAAGTAAATCTTTCAAATGCGTAG
- the LOC108001748 gene encoding cell cycle checkpoint protein RAD17: MTSSKKNNSWLLPSFDCESIKNTPTKCIISEELETNVSQIPNDYNIILKKKNTKNLSALLEACEPRCSTELVVSRQKRQEILDWLQYKVKKGKPAILVLSGPSGCGKTAAIRVLAKENDFNLTEWITPIDQVMDENNRIMKQGDKFEEFLIRATRYNSILNNCSNRLLLVKDFPNVFYDDKESFFSLLGKYFEIGKEPIVFVCTETGNSKLLQILFSTNIREKFGIDMININSVTQAAMKNALKRTANILNSIAGHMLHVSQHKVDEILSNNVGDIRNALLNLIFISLKVPEEQENKCNIREETLGLLHGVGRVINPKRIQTGNNWKFVHDPDEIIAFFQSQATVFLNFLQENYLNTIGDIEKVNICTNILSLANILNSEWRDSNLTKIALSFCVRGIMTTNEKPISGWNPVRKPPNDQINVQRCVAAAEIRWYESIINKKSKNTMELLVTPPDIDEIIIE, translated from the exons atgacaaGTTCAAAG aaaaataatagttgGTTATTGCCATCATTTGATTgtgaatctattaaaaatacaccAACTAAATGTATCATTTCAGAAGAATTAGAAACTAATGTTTCTCAAATAccaaatgattataatataattctgaaaaaaaaaaataccaaaaatTTGTCTGCATTGTTGGAAGCTTGTGAACCACGATGTTCTACTGAATTAGTAGTTAGCAGACAAAAGAGACAAGAAATTTTAGATTGGTtacaatataaagtaaaaaaaggcAAACCAGCTATTTTAGTTTTATCTGGTCCATCTGGTTGTGGGAAAACAGCAGCAATAAGAGTTCttgcaaaagaaaatgattttaatttaacagaaTGGATTACTCCTATTGATCAAGTTATGGATGAAAata ACAGAATAATGAAACAAGGAgacaaatttgaagaatttttaattagagctactcgatataattcaattctGAATAATTGTTCTAATCGTTTACTTCTTGTAAAAGATTTTCCAAATGTTTTTTATGACGATAAAGAaagctttttttctcttttggg aaaatattttgagattGGAAAAGAACCTATTGTTTTTGTATGCACAGAAACaggaaattcaaaattgttgcaaatattattttctaccaATATAAGGGAAAAGTTTGGAATTGATATGATTAA tataaattCTGTTACACAAGCTGCAAtgaaaaatgcattaaaaagaacagctaatattttaaattcaattgctGGACATATGTTACATGTCTCACAACATAAAgttgatgaaatattatcaaataatgtaGGAGATATTAGAAAtgcattattaaatcttatttttatttcgttaaaag taCCCGaagaacaagaaaataaatgtaatatacgaGAAGAAACTTTAGGACTTCTCCATGGTGTTGGACGAGTAATTAATCCAAAAA GAATTCAAACTGGAAACAACTGGAAATTTGTACATGATCCGGATGAAATAATAGCTTTCTTTCAATCACAAGCaacagtatttttaaattttttacaagaaaattatttaaataccatAGGAGACATAGAAAAAGTGAATATTTgcacaaatattttaagtttagcaaatattttaaattctgaatGGCGA gATTCTAATTTAACTAAAATTGCTTTATCTTTTTGTGTCCGAGGTATAATGACAACCAATGAAAAGCCAATTTCTGGTTGGAATCCTGTACGAAAACCACCAAATGATCAAATTAATGt acAAAGATGTGTAGCAGCTGCCGAAATTCGATGGTATGAATCTATAATCAAtaagaaatctaaaaatacaatGGAACTTCTTGTTACTCCTCCTGATATcgacgaaattattattgaataa
- the LOC108001103 gene encoding uncharacterized protein LOC108001103 isoform X2 — MPQCAVATCRNSHRRTRGRRIRYHRFPQIPEVRSRWVRACGRVPLSNGEIPFNIQTARICSLHFTNDSYEKDMEHLVLGLPVRSRLRRGAVPTIGVPVNVQPVTKMLVEDAKRSLLKVTHAKMLTDQKVIGNIGLADSKYQHHQPATERRQQQQHHHHQHQQRAKSGNQVYQEQKMAGIDVLLALGLKPAPRLNKMHAMEGAAGNGKKVDSAEKTRDDESSRASPKVPQNQQNGAALPEETATAPTTIECLRSASIKKEPLCDSEPEAAGKSLSSAKTVQQKPAESRCTKSKTEGSRKRKSTDGQLSSNGNSTSKKLCMEQREQYISSLVGCEKVTAEELAARADQLRAEVQALDELARAKEMEWNEILSMRKLKEEAYLRIERRRQVMGFMEGNGQLADTLPPASLALGPEWESSGNTTPVSKEKLSFGSKEDLPEESSQDSPAFKKEKIIKQNTQQSTPPKQGGENGRKQTEALSPENRQIGEGRQGAIVDVRSIIADYRLRHPETVPRRGRRMRNSVNVGLGAGGAMVETGHNVDSRPSSTDSCKSTSNTVDPNNSMSFKDVLVQFAKLSQQQGEPVKTPQNYPDVTLHPVAPSPAPQNTPPQQSGSLLHGILTKSQSPRPTTFSPTLARLLTAPERERNAPTAASIPQQSAATQHLLQTYQGSNPVSISDLLSSSKARTEITITPVINTPVQSHVDDVEEESAVIEDREARISSGGRDAREDRDSPPRCQGCHERVAQFVCAGCGHQWYCSRECQVAAWDEHSEVCSG; from the exons ATGCCGCAGTGCGCTGTGGCTACGTGCCGCAATAGTCATCGTCGGACCCGCGGCCGTCGTATCCGCTACCATCGATTCCCCCAGATACCGGAAGTGCGCTCACGGTGGGTGCGCGCGTGCGGTCGCGTGCCCCTCTCGAATGGCGAGATACCGTTCAACATACAAACTGCACGTATATGCTCCCTCCACTTTACCAACGACTCTTACGAGAAGGATATGGAGCACCTTGTGCTCGGTCTTCCTGTGCGCAGTAGGCTGCGTCGTGGCGCTGTACCGACGATCGGCGTGCCGGTGAACGTGCAGCCGGTCACCAAGATGCTGGTCGAGGACGCGAAGCGTTCCCTCCTCAAGGTCACCCATGCTAAAATGTTAACCGACCAGAAAGTGATCGGCAACATCGGTTTGGCCGACAGTAAGTACCAGCACCATCAGCCGGCCACGGAAAGGcggcagcagcagcagcaccaccaccaccaacaCCAACAACGTGCCAAGAGTGGCAATCAAGTGTACCAGGAGCAAAAGATGGCGGGCATCGACGTACTGCTTGCCCTCGGACTCAAACCCGCGCCACG CTTGAACAAGATGCACGCAATGGAAGGTGCGGCTGGAAATGGGAAGAAGGTGGACTCGGCCGAGAAGACGAGGGATGACGAATCGTCGAGAGCTTCGCCGAAAGTTCCTCAGAATCAGCAAAATGGCGCGGCTCTTCCGGAAGAAACTGCCACCGCTCCGACCACCATCGAGTGTCTTCGATCCGCGTCGATCAAGAAGGAACCTCTCTGTGATTCGGAACCGGAAGCGGCGGGCAAAAGCTTGTCCTCGGCGAAAACGGTGCAACAAAAACCTGCAGAATCACGTTGCACGAAGAGCAAAACGGAAGGTAGCAGAAAACGGAAATCAACGGATGGACAATTGTCATCGAATGGAAATTCTACCTCGAAGAAATTGTGTATGGAACAGAGGGAGCAATACATTTCTTCTCTTGTCGGCTGTGAGAAAGTTACCGCGGAGGAACTTGCTGCGAGGGCTGATCAACTTCGAGCTGAAGTCCAA GCCCTGGACGAATTAGCACGTGCCAAAGAAATGGAATGGAACGAGATTTTGAGTATGAGAAAGTTGAAGGAAGAAGCGTACCTGAGAATTGAGAGACGGAGACAAGTTATGGGATTTATGGAGGGTAACGGACAATTAGCAGATACGTTGCCACCGGCAAGTTTAGCGCTAGGCCCTGAGTGGGAGAGTAGTGGTAATACCACTCCTGTGtccaaagaaaaattgagTTTCGGTTCTAAGGAAGATCTGCCGGAAGAAAGCTCTCAAGATTCGCCTgcttttaaaaaggaaaaaattataaaacaaaatacgcAACAATCGACACCACCCAAACAAGGAGGAGAAAATGGCCGAAAACAGACGGAAGCACTTAGTCCGGAAAATAGACAAATTGGCGAAGGTCGTCAAGGTGCCATTGTCGATGTCAGGTCTATCATTGCTGATTATAGATTGAGGCATCCTGAAACGGTACCACGCAG GGGTCGAAGAATGAGAAATTCGGTAAATGTTGGTCTTGGAGCTGGTGGAGCCATGGTCGAAACAGGACACAATGTGGATTCAAGACCATCTAGTACAGACTCTTGTAAAAGTACTTCAAATACGGTTGATCCTAATAATTCTATGAGCTTTAAAGATGTACTTGTGCAGTTTGCCAAATTAAGTCAACAACAAG gtGAACCAGTAAAAACACCTCAAAATTATCCGGATGTGACGCTTCACCCTGTTGCACCATCTCCAGCACCACAAAATACTCCACCACAACAGAGTGGTTCGTTGCTTCATGGAATTCTCACGAAATCACAATCTCCAAGACCTACTACTTTTTCACCTACTTTAGCTAGATTACTCACCGCACCtgaaagagaaaggaatgCACCAACAGCCGCGTCTATACCACAGCAAAGTGCAGCAACCCAGCACCTTTTGCAGACATATCAAGGCTCTAATCCGGTTTCTATCAGTGATCTCCTATCTTCTTCCAAg gctCGAActgaaataacaataacacCAGTCATCAATACTCCAGTTCAATCTCATGTG GATGACGTTGAAGAAGAATCAGCAGTAATTGAAGATAGAGAGGCTCGCATTTCTTCAGGAGGTAGGGATGCTAGAGAAGATAGAGACAGTCCGCCACGATGCCAAGGATGTCATGAGCGTGTAGCACAGTTTGTATGTGCTGGTTGTGGCCATCAGTGGTATTGTAGTCGCGAATGTCaa gttGCTGCGTGGGATGAACACTCAGAAGTGTGTTCTGGTTAA